The sequence below is a genomic window from Lolium perenne isolate Kyuss_39 chromosome 4, Kyuss_2.0, whole genome shotgun sequence.
GAAGCCATGATCTGTTCCTCTTAGGCTCTCTGCAGCATGTATAAAAAACTTGGTAAATAAAAATCCAGGGATTGACTGTAGTTTTATTTCAGTTGTGTGTATGTAGTAGAATGTGTCTATCAAGTTGTAAAGGAAGATGAAAAAAACCCTAACAGTATGTAATTTCTCTGTCTTGTAAATCCCTGTTTAAGCGTGACTATCGAAGCAGGCAAGGGTCTGCTCGTTAACCCTTGGTGGTCACACTTCTAGCATTCAAAGAAACGCCAAACTGCATATGATCAAGAGCTGGTAGCATGGAAGACGTGGGGAATCGAAATACTGCACGTGCAAAGATATGAAAGTGCTGCAGTTTTGCGTATCGAGTACCAACTCTGAAGGCTATATTCAGGTTTAACCTCTGGTCTAAATGGATTGaagcatcttccatataggttagATAACTTTTGGTCGTATTCACGGTTCAATATTTGGTTTAACTGTCCGGTTTCCAGTCCTTTCAAATTGTTTGTGATCACTGCCACATAGTGCATAACTACATGGTCCTATCTTCCAGTGACATGATGATACGCGAGCAGCGAGAACTGAGCtagagctcagtggcaaggcaagcgagtgcgcagccagcccacccgggttcgaatccCCATGCACGGTAATTTCGCAGCAGGGGCGAATAAACCGGAAAGTCTCATCctacctaacaacgtatagccaagggagggatcattcccccgttggtcaacgtttGATGATACGCGAGCAGcggctgattttttttttgagtgTTCATTCATATTTCATTTGAATGACTGCCATATAGCTCCGACACCCATTGTGTATTTCCAGTATCATCCAGGCACACATGGGGATATTAGGGCATGGCCAACGCTCCATGCTGGACCACTGCCTCAGCTGTCCACGTCGTCCTGGAGATGCCAACTCACCCAAACCTAGCTCCTGCAAATCAAAGTGGTCTCCTGCAGGAGAGCTCGCCGCTCCCCTGACAAAAGAAACGAGGCGACCGCCGAGGCGACGCGATGGGCGAAAGCAGTCGCCCCAGCCGAATCTTGCGCTCCCGCGCCACCAGAATCCCGCGCTCGCGCTCACCTTCCCGCCAAATCGCGCGCTCGCCCACCCGCCAAATCCACTTTCGCACCAAGAGCTGAACCAGAGAAGGCGGGCGAGCGACCGGAGGCGAAGTACGCGGAAGAAGGCTGTGTTCGTCCTCAACAAATCGCTGATCGTCCTCGACATCTCGCCGACGACACCGTTGATTTGCTGCTCTCCTGGAAGGTACGAGTCGATCTGTTCCCGTCTCCCTGTCTCCCGTGAAGAAGGCCCTAGGTTCTCAACGATTCTTCTAGAAATTGGATTTCTTTGATTCGATTTGGTGAATTTATTGATCAAAGGTAGCTTCTTTCGATGATGCAGTTTTGATCTGCATCTTCGATTTGGTCAAAATCCATGCTTTTGGAGAAACCCCAAATTTCCCATAACTTTTCTGGCTTCCTAAGATTCGGTTCGATCTGGTAAATTGACTGATGAAAGTGGCTTCCCCGATACTGCAGTTGTGACCCGTATCTTCAGATTTGGTCAAAAATCTGAGCTTGCGTGAGACCCCCAATTCCCCATGATTTTTTTCTGAGGAGTGCTCCTGTGCTTTCCAATACTTTTTTTTGCACGTTTCCCAAAGCAGACGGATGGCTGTGATCACCGCAGCGTATAACTGCCCACTTCCCAAGACCCACTCCTCCTAACCACAGCCTTTGATCTTGCTTTAAAAGTTGTGCAAATAAAATTTTCAGAAAGCACCGGAGCACAAGTCTTTTTTTCTATCGGGACATGCCTCCATGTGTGCTTCATAGGACGAACAAGCTAGCTGTCTCCCTGTATATTACTATCGTTGATGTTTAATTAGCTCTAGTAGTATACTCTACTGTAGAGTAGCTTTCTCGTCATTGTCTCTGTTAGATAAGCGTAGCTATCTGTGTGCCTAATTCTGAACCTATCAACTACACTAGGAAATCATAGAAGTATGGAATTAGTTTTTATTTGAGCAAATACATGTGACGGCAACCAATCCTGTTCGCAGCTTGTATAGTTTACAACTTATTTTGAGCATTGTAATCTCCAAGTGGTTAGATAAACGCAGGATTCTTACATGTGTGCCTGATAACGCTGAGTGATATATTTGTTTCATTACCTGTGATAATTGGTTCAGACCTAGGTTCCTGGTTATATTTCAGAAATTAGTCATTGTTGTCACCTGACACTTGACCATGTGTTCCTCGTTATATTTCAGAAATTAGAAGTCAAGAGTGAGAAAGATATGGCACGGAAGTCACCAGGAAACCCCAAAGATATGAGACATTTTTTTGTGATTCAAGTGAGAAGGACATGGCAAGAAGTCAGTCTAAATTTTGAGAATGGTGAACAATAGCATGTAGCATGTGATAAGTTGTGGTTTCTCAAGTACTTAACATATGTGACATGATTTTGGTGGTTTGTACTCAGAATTGTGCTACCATCTCTAGACTCTGTTTTGCATAATCTGGAGTGTGTTTGGATCAAATTTGAGACTAAGTTTGGTATTTTGCTAATTCCCTGAGTGAGTTCATTTGAAATAAATGGTTGTATTGTTTGAAATGAGTATTTGCAGTGTGTCTGAAAAGTTGGTCAGTACAAAAAGTAGGAGAATGACCTCACATGTAGTAGCTTCCATTGGAGACATATGCTTAACACTAGTAGCTTCATTCTATTTTGTATATGTGGATGGCTGGGGCGACCACAACATACTGcccccattgtacatgcccttattcAGCATCAAGAAAAATCATGCTTAAACACATACAAGAAAGGGATTGCGATCACTGTTTACTGCAATCCGACATGGTCCCGTTGTTGTAGTAGATGATGCATCCTTTCTCCATGTTGCGGGCGAAGCAGCAGTTGCACGCCGGAAACAGCTGCCTGCTTCCCGACGACGGGCACGTCATGTACTTGGCAACCTGGCAGTCGTATGTTGGGCAAAACTCCGCATCCGTGGTCTGTAGGGATCCAATCGCCATGAGCCCTGCAGAATTCAGAGAACAGAAAATAAGACACCTTCATAaatcatgatctatgagagcgtcGACAGAGGAGAAAGGAACGGAGCAAAGGCAGCTACCGCAGAGCAGGAGAGCCACCGGAAGAGCAAGCTTGTTGGACGCCATGTTCTGTTCTTGTTAGCTCTCTGCAAACTTTGCAGCTTATATAGGGAAAAAAAGGATCCCAGTGTAGTAACTTGAGAAACCTTCCTGCTGGAGTGGTGGTCGACCGCGCTAGCGTGCAGCCTAACCGGATGGGCACCACGGCGATTAGCCGATTAGTATGGAACTGAAGCCACGTGccccttagagcatccccactcgtttggcCTTCCCACGCAGAAATCCGGGATTAATTTCGTTCGGATTGGACGAAAAAATGGCGTGGGGAGAGCCAACTTCCCAGCCGCGATCCCAGGATGATAAGGCGAATTCAGACAAAATTGGCGAGTTcattcaaacataagcgaaatttaatgatatttaacaaatagaggcgagttcgtacataattaggccgaattcgtacatatatttgaattcggcgattggCAAACTAAAACTTAAACTAAGCGTCCTCCTACATGCCAAAATGGCGGTAGAAGGACGTGTAGTCGCCGCTGTCATCGTCGTCGCTCGAGCCggcgtcgtcctggggcggcggcgcctcgtaccctggccagcgtcgccggcgcgtggcggcgacggccggtagatgtcgtcgtcgctgctctcctcgagcttgatcacctccctgggcgcggcgttccgcgcggaggacggtgcggcggcgcgggcggtgaGTTGACGCGCGGCAGCAAGATCCAAcatccgccgctgctgctccgcctcctcacGCTCCCAGTCGCGCTTGGACCACTCCAGTGCAGCGTCGATGGGGaggctgttgtcggcgggcaccaggtccttcagcgacctggcgatcgcctccgccaccgcggcgtcctcggcgatctggttggcggcggccgcggcgacctccttcttcgccgacttcctcttccgcccgcgctGCGGCGAGGAGgattggtcgcggatgacgagggcgccattgctacgccctctggtcggcggtggagacgccggctccttcttgacgcgcgccggtgtcgacggagacgccggctccttttTAACGAAGACCGACGTCGACCCGCCGGACCTGGACGCCGACCTTGAcccagacgaggaggaggacggcgccatcctcctcggcaGCCAGGAGGTACCGCGCCGGCGCGACAGAGTCACCGCCTCTGGTGGCGGCATTTGCAGGACGGGGAAATtcccgccctcgatgtgcgctcaggcgcgctccaccaccggcggcgttgttccttgccggaggaggaggagggccatcATACGCGGCGAGTTCGCGCTCGTACCTACGCCGGAAGAACTCGGTCCACGCTTCGTAGTTGTCGGGGTAGAAGCAtggatccgcgcgctgctcgtcactgagagtgacgagcaccGCGTCGATCTTCGCCTCGAGCGCGGCCCGACCCATCGGTGGCGGCAGGATCGGCACGCCGCCCGCGCTAAGCCTCCATCCTCCCGgtgcgcggaagtccggcggcgccgggtgatacgcgtacagcacgcgaccgttgggaaccccaagaggaaggtgtgatgcgtacagcggcaagttttccctcagtatgaaaccaaggtttaatcgaaccagtaggagccaagaagcacgttgaaggttgatagcggcgagatgtagtgcggcgcaacaccagggatttcggcgccaaagtggaacctgcacaacacaaaccaagtactttgccccaacgaaacagtgaggttgttaatctcaccggcttgctgtaacaaaggattagatgtatagtgtggatgatgattgtttgcagagaacagtagaacaattgcagtagattgtatttcagatgtaaagaatggaccggggtccacagttcactagtggtgtctctcccataagataaataacatgttgggtgaacaaattacagttgggcaattgacaaatagagagggcatgaccatgcacatacattatatgatgagtattgtgagatttaattgggcattacgacaaagtacatagaccgctatccagcatgcatctatgcctaaaaagtccaccttcaggttatcatccgaaccccttccagtattaagttgaaaacaacagacaattgcattaagtatggtgcgtaatataatcaataactacatcctcggacatagcatcaatgttttatccctagtggcaacagtacatccataaccttagaggtttctatcactccccagattcatggagacatgaacccactatcgagcataaataccccctcttggagttactagcaaaaacttggccagagcctctactaataacggagagcatgcaagatcataaacaacacatagatataaattgataatcaacataacatagtattctctatccatcggatcccaacaaacacaacatatagcattacagatagatgatcttgatcatgttaggcagctcacaagatccgacaatgaagcacataaggagaagacaaccatctagctactgctatggacccatagtccaggggtgaactactcactcatcactccggaggcgaccatgacggtgtagagtcctccgggagatgaatcccctctccggcagggtgccggaggcgatctcctgaatcccccgagatgggattggcggcggcggcgtctctggaaggttttcgtatcgtggctctcggtactgggggtttcgcgacgaaggctatttgtaggcggaagggcaggtcaggggcgacacgaggggcccagatgacaggtcggcgcggccaaggcttgggccgcgccgccctaccatctggccacctcgtggccccacttcgtcttctcttcggtcttctggaagcttcgtggcaaaataggcccctgggcgttgatttcgtccaattccgagaatattt
It includes:
- the LOC127348448 gene encoding uncharacterized protein: MASNKLALPVALLLCGLMAIGSLQTTDAEFCPTYDCQVAKYMTCPSSGSRQLFPACNCCFARNMEKGCIIYYNNGTMSDCSKQ